One Chitinophaga sp. H8 DNA window includes the following coding sequences:
- a CDS encoding ST-I family heat-stable enterotoxin: MEMLDRSWAYCCEFVCNPTKSNF, translated from the coding sequence ATGGAAATGCTTGACAGGTCGTGGGCTTATTGCTGCGAATTTGTTTGTAACCCAACTAAGTCTAACTTCTAA
- a CDS encoding ArnT family glycosyltransferase, giving the protein MLSKRAYFSAKKLFAAITEKQLCILLLIMVVLLQFSALPVTILEPDGALYAGIAKSMVQRHDYWNLIADGHDWLDKPHFPFWMMCISFNLFGFTTWAYKLPAILFLLMGAWYTYKFAAALYDERVARWAVCILLTAEHLVISNNDVRAEPYLTGLIIASVYHFYRSRAYWFSYHLLLGAVLAACAIMTKGLFALVPIAGAIGGHLLLQKEWRQVLHPRWLLAVLFILIFILPELYALYLQFDQHPEKVVFGRTGVSGIRFFFWDSQFGRFMNTGPIKGEGDLFFFFHTLLWAFLPWSILLYAALIAFIRKGRTAQEYYCISGALLTFALFSLSKFQLPHYLNIIFPFFAILTAQYILSLHTPKGIKFYRITQYTIIILLAIGVIVIDLLYKPVMDYAWLLLAGLVIAVYMLTARLGRKSISGIFYRTCLAGILLNLYLNMILYPDMMQYQSGSEAARYANHAVPHMPVVFYGTNSYALEFYLDAGVMRYDSTALAGVISGTPLLLFTGPAQMADLEKSGYKCVVLKSFPHFYISKLDLPFVRKATRESALEKRLLITVQSGETFLAQQR; this is encoded by the coding sequence ATGTTATCCAAGCGTGCCTATTTTTCCGCAAAAAAATTATTTGCTGCTATTACGGAAAAGCAGCTCTGCATTCTCCTCCTTATTATGGTGGTATTACTGCAATTCAGTGCCCTGCCGGTAACCATTCTGGAACCGGACGGGGCATTATATGCCGGTATTGCCAAAAGTATGGTACAGCGTCATGATTACTGGAATCTTATTGCAGATGGGCATGACTGGCTGGACAAGCCACACTTTCCTTTCTGGATGATGTGCATCAGCTTTAATCTCTTCGGGTTTACGACCTGGGCATATAAACTACCTGCTATCCTCTTTCTTTTAATGGGTGCCTGGTATACCTATAAGTTTGCCGCAGCGCTTTATGATGAGCGGGTAGCCAGGTGGGCTGTTTGTATATTATTAACTGCAGAGCATCTGGTGATTTCCAATAATGACGTACGGGCAGAGCCTTATCTGACCGGGTTGATTATTGCCAGTGTATACCATTTTTACAGGAGCAGGGCATATTGGTTCAGTTATCATTTGCTCCTGGGAGCTGTTTTGGCCGCATGTGCTATTATGACGAAGGGTTTGTTTGCCCTGGTACCCATTGCAGGCGCTATTGGAGGGCATCTATTGCTCCAAAAGGAATGGCGCCAGGTATTACATCCCCGCTGGCTGTTGGCCGTCTTATTTATCCTTATTTTCATTTTACCGGAGTTGTATGCCTTGTACTTACAATTTGACCAGCACCCGGAGAAGGTGGTGTTTGGACGTACTGGAGTATCGGGCATCCGCTTTTTCTTCTGGGATAGTCAGTTTGGTCGCTTTATGAATACGGGGCCAATAAAAGGGGAAGGTGATCTGTTCTTTTTCTTTCATACGTTGTTATGGGCTTTTCTGCCGTGGAGTATCCTGTTATATGCAGCTTTGATTGCCTTTATCCGGAAAGGGCGTACTGCCCAGGAATATTACTGTATCAGCGGGGCTTTGCTGACGTTTGCGTTGTTTTCCCTGTCGAAGTTCCAGTTACCGCATTACCTGAACATCATTTTCCCGTTTTTTGCCATATTAACCGCACAGTATATTTTATCGCTGCACACCCCCAAGGGGATAAAGTTTTACCGGATTACCCAATATACCATTATCATCCTGCTGGCCATTGGCGTAATTGTAATAGACCTGTTGTACAAGCCGGTGATGGATTACGCCTGGCTGTTGCTGGCAGGATTGGTGATAGCCGTATATATGCTTACCGCCCGCCTGGGGCGTAAATCTATCAGCGGCATTTTTTACCGTACTTGTCTGGCTGGTATTTTACTGAATTTGTATCTTAATATGATTCTATATCCTGATATGATGCAGTATCAAAGCGGTAGTGAGGCTGCCCGGTATGCTAATCATGCTGTTCCGCATATGCCGGTTGTGTTTTATGGCACTAATTCCTACGCATTGGAATTTTATCTGGATGCTGGTGTCATGAGATACGATAGTACCGCCCTTGCCGGTGTTATATCAGGCACCCCTCTCCTGCTGTTTACCGGTCCTGCGCAAATGGCGGATCTGGAGAAAAGCGGGTATAAATGTGTGGTACTTAAAAGTTTTCCGCATTTTTATATCAGCAAATTAGATTTGCCTTTTGTTAGAAAAGCAACGCGGGAGTCCGCGCTGGAAAAGCGTTTGCTGATTACGGTGCAATCGGGGGAAACCTTTTTAGCACAGCAGCGATAA
- a CDS encoding Rieske (2Fe-2S) protein has protein sequence MAKQYTWHKITDEELIREHEINVLEVSNKKICFTRYQGQVYAFAHKCPHAGGMMADGVIDASGNVVCPLHRYKFSVKNGYNCSGEGYYLKTYPTEQREDGMYIGLEKTGIFGW, from the coding sequence ATGGCGAAACAATATACCTGGCATAAGATCACAGATGAGGAGCTGATTCGTGAACATGAAATCAATGTACTGGAAGTAAGCAATAAGAAGATTTGTTTTACCCGTTACCAGGGGCAGGTATACGCCTTTGCCCATAAATGCCCGCATGCAGGAGGAATGATGGCGGATGGTGTGATAGATGCTTCCGGTAATGTGGTATGCCCGTTGCACCGGTATAAGTTCAGTGTAAAGAACGGTTATAACTGTAGTGGGGAAGGGTATTATCTTAAAACTTATCCTACAGAGCAGCGGGAAGATGGTATGTATATTGGTCTGGAAAAAACAGGGATCTTTGGCTGGTAG
- a CDS encoding helix-turn-helix transcriptional regulator, whose amino-acid sequence MKKNKVYNRIKANLALHQVKNKKLAEQLRISPQTVSKWCTNQSQPSIPQLYAIAIFLNVPVTDLLELPC is encoded by the coding sequence GTGAAAAAAAATAAAGTCTACAATCGAATTAAGGCGAACCTGGCGCTACACCAGGTAAAGAATAAGAAACTCGCTGAGCAACTGCGCATCAGCCCGCAGACCGTTTCCAAATGGTGTACCAATCAGAGCCAGCCTTCCATTCCACAACTGTATGCAATCGCAATTTTTTTGAACGTGCCCGTTACCGATCTTCTTGAGCTACCATGTTAA
- a CDS encoding LytR/AlgR family response regulator transcription factor yields MQSFFFIHLKGKFVRINVKDIKYALAVAHHVKICADQGTFIPHLSLKQLETFLPAESFSRVNRGTLVALNRIMSFDKDEVVLKDIRFSFSDKYRKELESKITVMLHQERFSVKDAHSGAKKCTCSLQE; encoded by the coding sequence ATGCAATCTTTTTTCTTTATTCATTTGAAAGGAAAATTTGTACGTATTAACGTAAAGGATATTAAATATGCGTTAGCAGTAGCTCACCATGTAAAGATATGCGCAGATCAGGGGACATTCATTCCACATCTGAGCTTGAAGCAACTGGAAACTTTTCTTCCCGCGGAATCTTTCTCACGGGTAAACAGAGGCACGCTTGTTGCGCTTAATCGGATCATGTCGTTCGACAAAGATGAGGTGGTATTAAAAGACATCAGGTTTTCATTCAGTGACAAATACCGCAAAGAATTGGAAAGCAAAATTACCGTCATGTTACACCAAGAAAGATTTTCAGTCAAAGATGCTCATTCCGGTGCAAAAAAGTGCACCTGTTCCTTGCAGGAGTAA
- the hflX gene encoding GTPase HflX: protein MIEKKQVIQKEERAVIVGVVTQSQTERQVQEYLDELVFLAETAGAETIKRFTQKLTHPDRATFVGKGKLEEIKQFITGRNITLVIFDDELTGSQIANIEKILNVKVIDRSDLILDIFARRARTAQAKVQVELAQYQYILPRLKGMWSHLERQGGGIGSRGPGETEIETDRRIIKDKISLLRKRLLEIDKQALTQRKDRGEYIRVALVGYTNVGKSTIMNLLSKSEVFAENKLFATLDTTTRKVVFDQTPFLLSDTVGFIRKLPHHLVESFKSTLDEVRESDILLHVVDISHPQYEDQVEVVNRTLQELKSQEKPTILIFNKMDLYEEQTFDKWLEEDVKQDMLRQLKQDWDQRTHGNSVFISALEKKNVEELRSTIMDKVVELYKKKYPYKTEFFY from the coding sequence TTGATCGAGAAAAAACAAGTAATTCAAAAAGAAGAGCGGGCGGTAATAGTGGGGGTGGTTACCCAATCACAAACAGAAAGGCAGGTGCAGGAATATCTGGATGAATTGGTATTTCTGGCAGAAACAGCAGGCGCTGAAACTATAAAACGGTTTACCCAAAAGCTTACACACCCCGACAGGGCCACCTTTGTAGGAAAAGGAAAGCTGGAAGAAATCAAGCAGTTTATTACAGGCAGAAACATAACACTGGTTATTTTTGATGACGAGCTGACAGGGTCGCAGATTGCTAATATTGAGAAAATACTGAATGTAAAGGTGATTGACCGGAGCGACCTGATCCTGGATATTTTTGCCCGCAGGGCCCGTACCGCACAAGCCAAGGTACAGGTAGAACTGGCACAGTATCAATATATCCTGCCCAGGCTGAAAGGGATGTGGAGTCACCTGGAACGCCAGGGAGGAGGTATTGGTAGCAGGGGACCGGGGGAAACGGAAATAGAAACAGACCGCCGTATTATCAAAGACAAGATTTCCCTGTTGCGCAAGCGTTTACTGGAAATTGACAAACAAGCCCTTACCCAGCGTAAAGACCGGGGAGAATACATCCGCGTGGCACTGGTAGGTTATACCAACGTAGGTAAGAGTACCATTATGAACCTGCTAAGCAAAAGCGAGGTATTTGCAGAAAACAAGCTGTTTGCCACACTGGACACTACTACCCGGAAAGTAGTATTTGATCAGACCCCTTTCCTGCTGAGTGATACCGTAGGGTTTATACGTAAACTGCCCCACCACCTGGTAGAGAGTTTTAAATCTACCTTGGATGAGGTACGGGAAAGTGATATTCTGCTACATGTAGTGGATATTTCCCATCCACAGTATGAAGATCAGGTAGAGGTAGTAAACCGCACTTTACAGGAGTTGAAATCCCAGGAAAAGCCTACTATCCTTATTTTTAACAAGATGGACCTGTATGAGGAACAAACCTTTGACAAATGGCTGGAAGAGGATGTGAAACAGGATATGTTGCGTCAGTTGAAGCAGGACTGGGATCAGCGTACGCATGGTAACAGTGTGTTTATCTCTGCATTGGAAAAGAAGAATGTGGAAGAGTTACGCAGCACCATTATGGACAAGGTGGTAGAATTGTATAAAAAAAAATATCCGTATAAGACGGAGTTTTTCTATTGA
- a CDS encoding site-specific integrase yields the protein MGISVAVKYNWRKEINKSDCYQIDIRVTINSIPQYYKVEVPQKVPSRDWSGIAPTWVKNSNPFSFAINDSILKRLQQIADLQTRLYVQGKKLTFFHLNKELNFKGNRKSFNDYFKNYVTKPPEEVVLEPGTWEKYRSFIGHLDNFNPNLRFDEIDVEMAARIRNFLTRQPGSKPGTKLAPSSIKSLFDKFMVVLQHAATIDKLIDRDVVESIIKKVTIVVPDRQDGLHWDVVEIQNLKKIPASALLPSQIRDRKLFLLQIYGSWYYRDLFYMSRWDVHKDHEFGMYVAGARSKNDQPRLVPLWKFPGAEAIMKEFEDPDPKSTFWFRRDIFVESQAYNRNLKVLADMAGVYRDVTNKTARHTGMTLMARLGVAYPALKKIAGQKIRDIGRAYIKMGIREIIDATELAQFDRLGI from the coding sequence ATGGGTATAAGTGTGGCCGTCAAATACAATTGGCGCAAAGAGATAAACAAAAGCGATTGCTATCAAATTGACATCCGCGTCACCATTAACTCAATACCGCAGTATTACAAGGTGGAGGTGCCACAGAAAGTACCAAGCCGTGATTGGAGTGGAATAGCACCTACCTGGGTGAAGAATAGTAACCCTTTTTCCTTTGCGATCAATGACAGCATCCTTAAAAGACTCCAGCAAATTGCCGATCTCCAAACCAGGCTCTATGTGCAAGGAAAGAAGCTGACCTTTTTCCATCTCAATAAGGAGTTGAACTTCAAAGGAAACCGTAAAAGTTTCAATGACTATTTCAAAAACTATGTCACAAAACCTCCCGAAGAGGTTGTTCTTGAGCCTGGCACTTGGGAAAAGTATCGGAGCTTCATAGGTCACCTGGACAACTTTAATCCGAATTTGCGTTTCGATGAAATTGACGTGGAGATGGCTGCACGTATTCGCAACTTTCTAACGCGGCAACCTGGTAGCAAACCAGGGACTAAACTGGCACCAAGCTCGATCAAGTCCCTTTTTGACAAGTTCATGGTGGTACTTCAACATGCCGCGACTATCGATAAATTAATTGACAGAGATGTTGTGGAAAGCATTATTAAGAAAGTAACCATAGTAGTCCCTGACAGACAGGACGGCCTTCATTGGGATGTAGTCGAGATACAAAATCTCAAAAAAATTCCTGCATCGGCCTTGCTTCCGTCACAGATTAGAGACAGGAAACTCTTTCTATTGCAAATTTATGGTAGTTGGTACTACCGCGATCTTTTCTATATGAGCCGGTGGGATGTTCATAAAGATCATGAGTTTGGCATGTATGTAGCCGGAGCACGAAGTAAAAATGACCAGCCTCGCCTTGTACCGCTCTGGAAGTTCCCCGGCGCAGAAGCGATTATGAAGGAATTTGAAGATCCAGACCCAAAGTCAACTTTCTGGTTTCGAAGAGACATTTTTGTTGAATCGCAGGCTTACAACCGAAATCTCAAGGTACTCGCAGATATGGCTGGTGTTTACCGAGATGTCACCAATAAGACAGCCCGCCATACAGGCATGACATTAATGGCAAGGTTAGGCGTAGCGTATCCTGCGTTAAAAAAGATTGCTGGCCAAAAAATACGAGATATCGGTAGGGCTTACATAAAGATGGGTATACGGGAAATCATCGACGCTACGGAATTAGCGCAGTTTGATCGACTTGGAATTTGA